The Paenibacillus macerans genome includes a window with the following:
- a CDS encoding Lrp/AsnC family transcriptional regulator, whose translation MKPIDDVDKKILRILQRNSRTPISQISKEVSMSQPSVKERIVKLEENYVISGYTITLNLREMERGTNAFILLKTELCRQLEAFCEQAPEVSDLVRISGEYNYLIKLQVPSVKELAEFQDAIMKFGPSKSHIGTKNIIENRVIL comes from the coding sequence ATGAAACCCATCGATGATGTCGATAAAAAAATTTTGCGGATCCTGCAACGCAATTCCCGGACGCCGATCTCGCAAATCAGCAAAGAAGTGTCTATGTCGCAGCCTTCCGTTAAAGAAAGGATCGTCAAACTGGAAGAAAACTACGTGATTTCCGGATATACGATAACGCTTAACTTGCGGGAAATGGAACGGGGAACGAACGCTTTTATTCTGCTGAAAACGGAGCTGTGCCGACAGCTTGAAGCGTTTTGCGAACAGGCGCCCGAAGTGTCGGATTTGGTGCGGATTAGCGGGGAGTATAATTACCTGATCAAGCTTCAGGTTCCATCTGTCAAAGAGTTGGCCGAATTTCAGGATGCGATTATGAAGTTTGGGCCTTCGAAATCGCATATAGGTACGAAAAATATTATCGAAAATAGAGTTATTCTCTAG
- a CDS encoding VOC family protein: MSIKGLAHAAIRAKDYQATIAFYTEVFGFKLGHHWNLPAFRITDASMLISPDGRTCIEVFDNEAAVPAQGKNALADEDAVSGALLHIAFYVDDVDAVYRKALDHGAKPYIEPDNLTLGDPPLVIRSAVIHSPNGEVVEILEDVDFDLSQPK, encoded by the coding sequence ATGAGCATCAAAGGACTCGCCCACGCGGCTATCCGCGCCAAGGATTATCAAGCAACCATCGCATTTTATACAGAGGTGTTCGGATTCAAGCTCGGCCACCATTGGAATCTTCCGGCTTTCCGGATTACCGACGCCTCCATGCTGATTTCGCCCGACGGGCGGACATGCATCGAGGTTTTCGACAACGAAGCGGCCGTTCCCGCACAAGGCAAAAATGCGCTCGCGGACGAAGATGCCGTTTCCGGAGCTTTGCTGCATATCGCCTTTTACGTCGACGATGTCGACGCTGTATACCGCAAAGCGCTCGACCATGGGGCCAAGCCCTATATCGAGCCGGATAACCTGACGCTTGGCGATCCGCCTCTGGTGATCAGAAGCGCCGTGATTCACAGCCCCAACGGAGAGGTCGTCGAAATCCTGGAGGACGTGGATTTTGATCTGTCCCAGCCAAAGTAA
- a CDS encoding helix-turn-helix transcriptional regulator produces the protein MISDHYMFEDNINPDFREKDVTLLFSGEGRPHPAHKIGPSVHDYFLIHSVLEGEGEFRWKDQYRRCCPGDTFVIFPGVLFSYEADSQNPWHYAWVALKGAGVSRQLADVGITPGSPVCHSGDIAALHRPYTRIRSAFRHADDPRLESLEASGWLTLLFHQFGLANRQLLPAPETSEPAMIDRQVEQAVRWITLQYYQPISIGELSRRLGYHRAHLFHAFKARTGLSPKQYLMKVRIEKAKELLAGPLTVDQIAASVGFNDALYFSRQFKKATGLPPSEYRYVYRQVRRDDG, from the coding sequence ATGATTTCCGACCATTACATGTTTGAAGACAACATCAATCCCGATTTCCGGGAAAAAGACGTCACCCTGCTGTTCAGCGGAGAAGGCCGCCCTCATCCCGCTCATAAAATCGGACCGTCCGTCCATGACTATTTTCTCATCCACAGCGTCCTGGAGGGGGAAGGGGAGTTTCGCTGGAAGGATCAATACCGCCGCTGCTGTCCCGGTGATACTTTCGTCATTTTTCCGGGCGTATTGTTTTCGTATGAGGCCGATTCGCAAAATCCGTGGCATTATGCATGGGTCGCCTTAAAAGGAGCGGGCGTCTCCAGGCAGCTGGCCGACGTCGGCATTACGCCGGGCAGTCCTGTTTGCCATTCCGGGGACATCGCGGCCTTGCATCGCCCTTACACCCGGATTCGGTCGGCGTTCCGGCATGCGGACGACCCGAGGCTGGAGAGCCTGGAGGCGTCGGGATGGCTGACGCTGTTGTTCCATCAGTTCGGACTCGCGAACCGGCAATTGCTGCCTGCCCCCGAAACGAGTGAGCCCGCGATGATCGACCGGCAGGTGGAGCAGGCGGTCCGCTGGATTACGCTGCAATACTACCAGCCGATCAGCATCGGCGAGCTGTCACGTAGGCTCGGCTACCACCGCGCCCATCTGTTTCATGCTTTCAAGGCGCGAACGGGACTTTCACCGAAACAGTATTTAATGAAAGTGCGGATCGAGAAGGCGAAGGAACTTTTGGCCGGACCGCTCACCGTGGACCAGATCGCCGCTTCGGTCGGCTTTAACGACGCCCTTTATTTCTCGCGCCAGTTCAAAAAGGCGACCGGTCTGCCGCCAAGCGAATACCGCTATGTCTATCGCCAAGTTCGCCGCGATGACGGATAG